AAATTGTGCAATCTCCGATGAATTACAGCAACATGGAGTAAGAGCCCAGATGGCATTTACATTTAGACATGTTTGATGATTTCAGAGGTGATAGAGAAGCAAGCTCTTATTTTGATGATATCAGTTTGCTAAATAGTTCAAGTGATGGTGCAAGTATATGTACATTTTTAGTGTAGAATATTAGTGGGTCATCCGACAGATTCAAAATCATCACAACCTCTCTCTTGTTATGACTCATCCGGAGGCAATAGTCAATTTCTCAATGAATCATAGTGTAAAAATAACTCCTCTACATGCAGTAACAGTTGCTTTACATGAATCCCTGTGGGTGAGATCATCTCTTCCGTACACTATCTGAACAGTTTGTGCATCTGTCCGTGCTCGGGCCTGTTTGGAAAAGATGGCTGCAGGGGGTCGCtccacaaaaaagaaaacccgAAAGAGAAGTATGACAGGAATACAATAAACGAAATGCGACGGAGCAGGGAAACCTACACAATGAAATTAGAGCCACATTAACACTTGAGTGTTCTCATGCAGTTATTTGATCGGACAAAACAAACGCTCGCCACCACATCATTTATCATTAGTCAATGAATCGTGTGCTGTGATTGTTTCCTTCAGCTCCAGCCCCTGTCTACCGCCTTCTCCTTGCATATTCAGGTGTGCGTGGACGGTATGTACAGTGCAAGCAGTCAGAGAGGAACACAGGGTGACAGGGCATTTTgcacctctctctttccccttgAGCAAAGTTACAAAACGCTGCATTCTTTCCACAGATCCCTGTGAAAACAGGGGCCGCGCTGCCTTTGAATACCAGGTGAACTTATTATTTTTGAGAGCCTTGAATTCCGGGACCATTCATCCATCTCGAGCCGCTCGTTTGAActcagaaatgtgtttgcttGACACACAATTGAATCACACATGCCTCCTAAGAGGATTTATTTCCCCTCAAATTAGTCTTTGCATACGGTTTCTTTACAGTGGCTGCTGTATTTACAGAGTGCACTTTAGCAAAGCAAACAGAGAAGGCCGTGCATTTGAAGTGTGAGACAAAAGCATGATAAGGGACGGGAAAAGTTTTTCAAATGAAGGTCTACGTTTATCTTTACCACCgaaaatgtttaattgatgGACAGATACTGAAGAATGAAAGAGGTGAAGGTTGTGGTGATTCAGATTTAATTTGCAcacaataaatgtttgataCAGATTCAAAGGTGtcttaatgaaatataattccaacacatcattttcatttagCATCCACACAGTCTCATATGTCTCCCATGCAATAATACTTTTCTAAATTCTAAAATAGTAAATCTGTGAtctataaaacaataaatacaagaaGTTTTTGATAATAGAATGTACGTATGTACATTAATGCACAGTATGCATGTCCCTTTCCCTCTGTTTCATCAGTGCTGCTGGTCTATCTGCACACCTCCTGTCGACCTGACAGTCCCACTCAGACAGGCACAGCACTCATGTCCTGATACAGTATTGGTATCCATCACGTCTGGTGTCCATGCTGCGTCCTGCAGACTTCTGCTGTGATTTCCACCGTTTCCTGGTACAAACTGACGTCTCTGTGGCACTTTGGCCTTCCTGCAGCAGACACGTCTGTCAGCGGccccgtctctccctcctctatcAAAGGAGTGACATGTGTTCAGGTGCTCGCTGCCCTCTTTCTCTCCTACACTTGCTGCtcagcagcttcttctttttttttagcgTTTAGTTTTCCGACTCTGAGCCTCTGGAGATACGCCTCTGTGTGACGGAGCAGTCTTCTTGGGCCTGCTGGCCAAAGATCTGTGGGAcgaaaaacatcaaaatgtcaaagaaattcTGGGAGTTTATGTTTCCCTGGTAATTGAGTCACCGAATTGGTTAACACCTAAATCTAGAAGACAACAAATTGAGCGATGAGCCATTAAACTTAAATCTCTCTCAGACTGGAACAATCTGCTGCTCTCTCAGATCTATAATCTCTTTACATTACTTTTAAtaatctctttttatttatctttaaacaACCTGCTCTTGCATCTGACTAATAATCTACCACTTCTATTCTGTGTATTAAGATTTTTAAAGTATTAATTCCTGATGTACAGGTGCATGTCCGTGTTAACATACATGGAAAGCTTTACATGGGTATGTGTATAccttttgtgtgtatttactttatattcatTGTATATAACTTGTCATCACTGAGGAACTTGTGGGTGTAACTGGGTGTTTTGTCTCAGAGTGTGAGAGATGAGTGTTTTCCTGTGATTTGTCTGTgtcatgcttttttttaataaaggacGCCTTTGAGAATGAGATCGTTCATCTCAAGATGTTTATGATTCAAAACTCACCTGAGGATTCGGAGTGTGTTGCTGAGCTGACGTCTCTTCTCAGATTTAATTTCAGGGCTGCAAAAGAGTAAACAGTATGGTTATGAAAAAGGGGCCTAAATTACTTTAAAGTCACTCTAACTGCGTTATTGATATTGCTTTAGTTGAAGGACCCCCCCCCACTGGCATGAGAGCACCCGACATAGTTACTGTTTTATTCTCAGTACCCTGAAAAAAACTCTTATCTTTACAGGCTCACTATGTTGCAAGAAAACCAAACCCACACTCAGCAGTAATCATTCCTGTGGAGGTTTAAACCTGAATGTCTCCACAGTATGCCTGCTGTCACTATCTGCCCTGTTTCTCTGTGGTGACatcatttgtttgtcatttttaggAAACCTTGGCTCCAGACCCCTGTAGAACTCACTATTTGTTCCTCGCAACCAATCAGAAACAAGCGTTCTGAACTTTGCAGACTCTGCCTTATTGTTTTGAGGATCCCGCACATACACAGGCTACTAGATGCACTGCGGTGAAATGAGATGCCCCTGACTCACCTGTGACGGCAGAAGCTGGTACAGGATTGATCGTCGGGTTTGGCACAGCTGCAGCGGCCAGTGGACCTCCGGCGCCGGGACAGAGCGCTGCCTAGACCATAAACTGTCATCTTGCTACAAAGAGAAAGAGCGACTCAGTATAAACAGAGATCAGACTTTGGTCTTTGATACTTGCTCTTATATATAATGATAGCTTGTTTATCCTGCAGATACCGAGTTAAATGCACATTAACCTTTGTGCTGTGACTTGAATTATTTGCCAAGATGTGGCTGATTGTATATGTACctaaatattaatatatctgtgtgtgtgtgtgtgttctcttgctCACCTGGGCGTATTGACCCAGATGATATCCAGGTGGCAGAAGTAGTGGCACTCTGAGTCCAGCATGCTGCTGCAGGCACAGCGCCTGGACCTCACTCTTTGTGTTGGGATCCCATCGGCAGCCTCCTCTTTCAGCTGCTTGTTTACAGGAAGACTCAATCCTGTTCCAACACAAAGAGACACTCGCTCTGTGAAAATCAAGACCTGTAAAACCAATCCAGTTCCTCAGTGGCACTGCCTCCCCTTTAATACTCCTCACTTTTCAACACTAAAGACATAGATTTGAGACAGTgccggatccaggatttttctaaatcaggggccaagAAGGCGCGGCGATTTACAGAGAGTGGCCAATTCTTAAGTCTTAAGTTATTAATTAGTCTTAATATTAACTTTTATCAGAGTTTTTGAGCAAATACATATTTACCGGATGCGAATGTCTGAATTCCTTGGTCTTATCTGAGATCATTGCAGTTCAAAAGAAATCTAAATATcaaagtcacacaaacaaactatatttcttctttattgttttggattaaaaaaagaaagaaataagaaagaaTTTGTACCATTCTCCCTCTTCTTGTACTCAAGTTATTTCAGAATTAAACTACAGAATGCACATCAAGATTTAGCGACAATAAAAATCATCTTGAGATCAAATGAGCTGTTATTATGTGAAAATTCTTCCTATTATGAACTTCTGAGCTTGTCAGAACACAATATGTTCTTTCAGCACAACCAAGAAGGTTTTTTAGGTTGACATATAGATGCATGAGCCAGCTCCTAAAGTCATGCAAATCCCCTTGAGAGGAGAATATAAAGTTGCTGTTTTGttcaaaacacttcacagtATTTAAAAATTAGACTCACCATCCTGCATGGAGGCCCAGAGAGTGATGAAAAGAAGAACGCTGGTGCGAGCAGACATAGCTGACGGCAGATGGATGGAGCTCCTCGGAGTGACTGTTCCCTTTGCTCTTACAGCTGTGTTGTCAATGTGCTGCAGGTGCCTGAGCCCTGCCTCTTAAATGTTATCTCCCATGATGTCAGGATGGAAGCCCCACCCACGGCTGCTGGCCATGGAGCTAGAAGTTCAAACCCCTGGGTGTTGGTACCTGTGACACATTCCAGGAATATTTGCTGCTTTGTATCCTCCCACTGCctctgctgacacctgctgagCAACATTTATGTCTGCAGTTTGTTCCGAACAAGAAATAGTTTCCTCTGGCAATAGATGAGGCTAATGAATCCTGAATATGTTCTAAAAAGTGATGGAGGACATGTggtgtgtaaaataaatatttcaatgtGGGTTATCCCAAAGCTAATGTTTTTCCACTggtgcaaaaataaatgtatatgatataaaacaaaatacaggtTAATGACTGATATCCAgatgcagatgtttttaattttggATATTAAACATGTTAGGCACCTGATCCAAAGACAAACACGTGTGTGATCGGGACCTTTAAAATACATTGTGACACATTGGGATGAATGAtatagacttttattttgagcAATAATAGCTGAATATAGTTTTAAACAGTGCACTGTAATGATAAAAATGTTGCATTACTTTCTGACACTTCAAGATAAATCATACAATTTGGTTGTAAGATCCTCAGGCAATAATTCATGAATGAATTTAATCTTTTAAAGCAGTTGTAATCAATGTTTTAAAGCAGTGTATCATGAGAACATGTAACAATGTGAAAggtgtcactcacacacacacacacacacacacacacacacacacacacacacacacacacacacacacacacacacacacacacacagataagcAGACTGCTCCTCCCTACCCACTGGCAACAAGGCTCCTTCAGTCATGTCCCACCCACATGGTGCCCAGGGTGCAGGTCAGCCATGCCAGTGTCATGCAGATAACCAAATGCCAGCCTTTACCcatgtaaatacagtatgttCAGATGAGCAGCATGCACAGTATCTTCACTGCTGTTGTCATTGGACAATGGAGTATGAAAATGTGGAGTATCACGTCTCTTTTTGACCTCTCTAACCTTTAATGACTTCCCGTCCAAATCATGTAAAGCAGGCAATGTATCAGGGAACATTATCCATTATAGATTAATTTGTAATCGCTTTAAAAtatcagttttgtttgttttatagtGATTACATAAGGGCAGATCAATGtatcaaatacatatttttttccaccCATTCGTtaataactgttttttttatgcatttgcCATGAAACCTGACACCTGGACATGACctaatttgttttggtttttattgaaatttaaCCAGGTTAAACATTAattgtgtaagatttaggttaaGGGATCTTTCACCTAAACTGTACAacgtgttgttttctttaccctagaatgagccctttatatataaatactttatatttacaacgGGAGCAGGTCCACTCTACGGAggtcgccatgttttttacagtttccagactggacaaactaaacaccttttgagtttttaggacaactgaaggctaccgcatgttctctttcatgtttggaaggggaaggtgaggtgaggggtattcagccACAACATGCAACgccaccactagatgtcactaaattctacacactgaacctttaattccAGTGTTCAAATTCAAAGAAAGACATTAaatgaaaaagcttttaaaaaatttACCAGAAAGTGAAAAATCAGTTAAGTAAACTGTATCATTAAGCAAATGAAGCTTTTAAAGTTAATTTGAACACACACTTAATACAAAGTCAGGACATGATGAGAAAAGTCAAATAACCAGAGGTTCATCCTACAGCAACATGAGCCAACGCATGAGAAGAAAAGAGCCAGTCAATGCAAGAGCAGCACAGTCATTACATAAGGGCTGacaatatatgtatttttcaaCACATTCATTTGTAATGAATCCATCGACAGAAGGTGTTGACTTTGAGTTCCTCTAATGCGTTTTCCATGAGACCTGAACATATAGAAAACAATCAGCCACTTTGGATTTTTCCATTTCTAATTCTCACAACACTGCCCTCACATGTAAAGACGTGTGGAATGTGCACACACGCCGCACCAACAGATTTTTCTGAACATTCTTGCACCAGAGGGTATAAGTTCAGTTCCCTCAGGAGCACAGATGTGTCCCTCTGCACAGGCATTGCATCACTTCAGAGGACTCCGTCTTCAGAACAAATCATTAGAAAGTGACAGTGACGGATGCACGTGGAAGGAAAAGCCAGAGCATCTCTTTCTAATCAGCTACACCTCAATGTCTTTGCTGACTTCTCTCcgcatgtttatttttaattagcaACGTCTCCTCCTCAGATGCCTCCTTAAAAACATATCATGTCCAACAAACCCTTCTGGCTCTGTTGTTGTCAGCGTGTTCTTGGCTCTGGGGGAATCACTCACTGCAAACTACTTAGATACACAGTCGCTGTCTAAAACTACTATCTGCCTCCTTTTGAAACGTTTTCTATGGAAGGTCgagtcacaacaacacactcggCCTGCTGCGCCTGAGTGGGCTTTACATAATCCACGTCTCGCTGTGCAGTTAAATATTGTTGAGCCAAGGACATGTGAGGATGAAAGAGAAGCACTGATGTAAGCGGAAGGATTCACTTTATGTGGATATAGTTTTATGTGCTGATATTGTTTTATGCTCCACCAAGTGTTGCAACACGACCGGAGCCTTTAAATTGACCAAAAAAAACCAAGGCCTCTTATTGATTAACATGAGATACGATAATAAACTACAGAGTAATCCCTGTCCAATCAGAGTAAACCTTTAGAGGTGATAAATGATCTGCCTGCAGaataaaggtgtgtgtgtgtgttcaggaagCAGAGTTACAGAATGAATCCACTGTTAACGCACACATGTAACCACAGCTCCTGGAATTCACAGGCATGTCATTTTTTGTTAGATGTTGTTGTTGCGTCACAGGTGATAAAGTGAATTCCCTCTGAAAGATGTGCGTGTGTCCTCTGTTAGGAAACATCTATAGACTTTTTCTTGAGAACATATTATTTCTAACATCTTAACAGTGTAGATGAGAAATGCACTGTTCATCCACACCTGACTCAGTAAGGACACCTAGTGGTCATAGGCAGGGAATACACAATTGTTGCTCCCACAAGAAAGTCAGTATTTTCAGTATGATTATAATGTAGAGAAGGTTTATAGATCGGTAAGAAATTGGGGAGTACAGATGTTTTAATGAGAGGTCGGATGGAAATTATGTGCTGTGGCTGTAACACTCACCAGAATTCAACCCAGCTGAACAACCAGGGGGCGAAATGTTGTATGTATAAGACAATCTTTGGGAATATCTGTTGGTCTGGCAACTTGTGgcagctcaacagaaacatgACATTGTTTGTCATCCACCTGTAACTTCATCTCAGTATATTTCCTGAAAAATCTCCAAAAGCAATGAGTACTTTAGAAATATTACAGAAAAGTCAAATTTGAAATTCTCACAAAAACCAACTTGTTATCGAACAAACAAAATAGTAAAAAATGCAAGTTTCTTTAAGACAGGACAAATATACTTTAAAGTGGTTGTAGCTACTTATCACCTCATACTAGAATATCAGGTTTGTTATGGAATTTTTTATGGTTTAGGGCTTTTTTGTGGATTCAGTTtactccttttctctttgtatgCTTTGTCTTAGTTTTGGGCCTCCAGAAAAAAATCCATTCCTTCTTCCCGCTATATTTCCCTCACAGGGCCTaacatcacaaacatcacaaGCAACCAGACAAAACCACAAAGTAGCACAAAGAGCCACAAGTTGTAAAACAAGCTGGTACATGATATCAAAGGCAACCTCATCAAACAAGTACCACAAACAATgctgtatgaaaatgtatttttcatttttttggtcTTCAACCGCAGCCACACTCTGAGCAACAACGGCTGCTGTTCTTCTAAAATGAGGTTTCAGTTCGACACCATCACAGCTTTTCATGATGCagttttgatgttttctttctgtatcTTCCAACTACACCAATTCAATATAGTTCAAATAAATCATTGAACTTGTATTTTGTCCTAAACCTCCCCTGCACTGTATTGAAAGGGAATTGGTTCAAACTGTGTAGCTGTggtaaaatgaaagaaagac
Above is a genomic segment from Hippoglossus stenolepis isolate QCI-W04-F060 chromosome 8, HSTE1.2, whole genome shotgun sequence containing:
- the LOC118113930 gene encoding endothelin-2, producing MSARTSVLLFITLWASMQDGLSLPVNKQLKEEAADGIPTQRVRSRRCACSSMLDSECHYFCHLDIIWVNTPSKMTVYGLGSALSRRRRSTGRCSCAKPDDQSCTSFCRHSPEIKSEKRRQLSNTLRILRSLASRPKKTAPSHRGVSPEAQSRKTKR